From a region of the Actinopolymorpha singaporensis genome:
- a CDS encoding complex I subunit 4 family protein: MNVVLQLLLAVPLLGALILTAGRRLVPDRATAAFGAVAGAVTLLLAVWLAAAFDYGAAHRVQFQTDVSWIPAVDVRWHLGMDGVSLPMVLLTALLAFLCLLYTTRVAPEGGRVRALVALVLLLEVGMLGTFVAFDLIVFFLFFEVVLVPMWFVIAVWGDPHDAAGRRRAATTFILYTLLGSAIMLLGFLLVYTGAHTFDLTELARRGGNGIPRGTQVLAAVAIGLGLAVKSPMWPLHSWLPDAHAKAPTVGSVLLAGVLLKMGTYGFVRVWLPVVPDGARAVAPYLAGLATVGILYGALACLRQSELKRLIAYSSVGHMGFVLLGIATLTAAGVNGALFAGVAHGLITGLLFFVAGAIKDRHGTGDLARLGGGMYARMPRLAGVFVFGAVASLGLPGLAGFWGEMLALFGAWHPAASLTRTTYLVLMVLAGLGAVLTAAYFLVLVRRMCQGTDTIGPSLLSVRDVTAVEVVAWAPLVALTVVLGLYPGAVLTVTDPAVRFLVGG, from the coding sequence ATGAACGTCGTACTCCAGCTTCTCCTCGCCGTACCCCTCCTCGGCGCGCTGATCCTCACAGCCGGCCGTCGGCTGGTGCCCGACCGCGCCACCGCGGCGTTCGGCGCGGTGGCCGGCGCGGTGACCCTGCTGCTCGCGGTCTGGCTGGCCGCGGCGTTCGACTATGGCGCCGCGCACCGGGTGCAGTTCCAGACCGACGTGAGCTGGATCCCGGCCGTCGACGTGCGCTGGCACCTCGGCATGGACGGCGTCTCGTTGCCGATGGTGCTGCTCACCGCATTGCTGGCGTTCCTGTGCCTCCTCTACACCACCCGGGTCGCGCCGGAGGGCGGCCGGGTGCGCGCGCTGGTGGCGCTGGTGCTGCTGCTCGAGGTCGGCATGCTCGGCACGTTCGTGGCGTTCGATCTGATCGTCTTCTTCCTGTTCTTCGAGGTCGTGCTGGTCCCGATGTGGTTCGTGATCGCGGTGTGGGGCGACCCGCACGACGCGGCCGGCCGGCGCCGCGCGGCGACGACGTTCATCCTGTACACCCTGCTCGGCAGCGCGATCATGCTGCTGGGCTTCCTGCTGGTCTACACCGGCGCGCACACGTTCGACCTGACCGAGCTCGCGAGGCGCGGGGGCAACGGGATCCCGCGCGGGACCCAGGTGCTGGCCGCGGTGGCGATCGGCCTCGGCCTCGCGGTGAAGAGCCCGATGTGGCCGCTGCACAGCTGGCTGCCGGACGCGCACGCCAAGGCGCCGACTGTCGGGTCGGTGCTGCTGGCCGGGGTGCTGCTGAAGATGGGCACGTACGGCTTCGTCCGCGTGTGGCTGCCGGTGGTGCCCGACGGCGCCCGGGCGGTCGCGCCGTACCTCGCGGGGTTGGCGACGGTCGGCATCCTCTACGGCGCGCTGGCCTGCCTGCGCCAGAGCGAGCTGAAACGGCTGATCGCGTACTCCTCGGTCGGGCACATGGGCTTCGTGCTGCTCGGCATCGCCACCCTCACGGCTGCGGGCGTCAACGGCGCGTTGTTCGCCGGGGTGGCGCACGGTCTGATCACCGGGCTGCTGTTCTTCGTGGCCGGGGCGATCAAGGACCGGCACGGTACCGGCGACCTCGCCCGGCTGGGTGGCGGGATGTACGCCCGGATGCCGCGCCTCGCCGGGGTGTTCGTCTTCGGTGCGGTGGCCAGCCTCGGGCTGCCCGGGCTGGCCGGCTTCTGGGGCGAGATGCTGGCCTTGTTCGGCGCCTGGCACCCAGCCGCCTCGCTCACCCGTACGACGTACCTCGTCCTGATGGTGCTCGCCGGGCTCGGTGCCGTCCTCACCGCGGCGTACTTCCTCGTCCTCGTCCGCCGGATGTGCCAGGGCACCGACACGATCGGGCCGAGCCTGCTGTCCGTGCGCGACGTCACCGCCGTCGAGGTGGTGGCGTGGGCGCCACTGGTCGCGCTGACGGTGGTGCTCGGCCTGTATCCGGGCGCGGTGCTGACGGTGACCGACCCGGCCGTGCGGTTCCTGGTGGGCGGGTGA